In a single window of the Roseofilum reptotaenium CS-1145 genome:
- a CDS encoding ATP-binding protein, with the protein MKVEPMSDLHPPLTDAQDLETQVIKNPESLIDPLIEAISIIRSFLHLYIAQKQGEEGVEFLDPLPDLEAIKRMVQNLGTLKNLSQTFALSPFEVSILLCCAGQAIDPDFPNLLAIAHNNPDCNYPTFQLALECLPQPHWDAFTETRPLRKWQLIHYATSPEVTRACLQIDEAILHYLMGESYHDPVLAAALNPVQTLTTTVLQPSYETIIHQVVSVFEGNSRTQPIIQLCGPLRESQAEIATQISQSLDFPLYRLPSDAIPKERQNLQRLVMRWQRWCALSPSLLWVEVNESETAESRPSLLSPFLQSLQVPVLVATDERLPLPHTMNFDVEALQYGEQLGLWQKAWQDYPEDLEPYLSSLAAQFRLSAMMIETASAVVRSQLDLSPKVISERLWEFCRLQARPELEGLAQRIDVRTTWEDFVLPEREKGLLQQILIHVRRQATVYQNWGFAAKNQRGLGLTALFAGTSGTGKTTAAEVLAHELHLDLFRIDLSAVMSKYIGETEKNLRRIFDAAEKGGGILLFDEADALFGSRTEVKDSHDRHANIEVSYLLQRMEAYQGLAILTTNFKDNLDRAFIRRLRFIVNFPYPKAPERSQIWQRVFPKQTPTEGLNFKKLGQLDVTGGNIKSIALNAAFLAADAEEPVKMKHILEATRTEYLKWGRSLTRAETQGWDLS; encoded by the coding sequence ATGAAAGTTGAGCCAATGAGCGATCTCCACCCCCCCCTTACAGACGCTCAAGACCTGGAAACCCAGGTCATTAAGAACCCAGAATCTCTGATCGATCCTTTGATTGAAGCGATCTCCATTATTCGATCTTTTCTCCATCTCTACATTGCCCAGAAACAAGGGGAAGAGGGGGTGGAGTTTCTCGATCCTCTCCCGGATCTCGAAGCAATCAAACGAATGGTGCAAAACTTAGGTACTCTCAAAAATTTAAGCCAAACGTTTGCCCTATCCCCATTTGAAGTCAGTATTTTACTCTGTTGTGCGGGACAAGCCATCGATCCAGACTTTCCGAATCTGTTGGCGATCGCCCACAATAATCCTGACTGCAATTATCCCACATTTCAACTCGCCCTAGAGTGTTTGCCCCAACCCCATTGGGATGCTTTTACCGAAACTCGTCCCCTGCGAAAATGGCAACTGATTCATTATGCTACCAGTCCAGAAGTAACCCGTGCCTGTTTGCAAATTGATGAAGCCATTTTGCACTATTTAATGGGAGAATCCTATCACGATCCCGTTCTGGCAGCAGCCCTTAACCCAGTTCAAACCTTAACCACAACGGTTCTGCAACCTTCTTATGAGACGATTATCCATCAAGTGGTGTCTGTATTTGAGGGGAATTCTAGGACTCAACCGATTATCCAATTATGTGGCCCGCTCAGGGAATCACAGGCAGAAATAGCGACCCAGATTAGCCAATCTTTAGACTTTCCCCTCTATCGTCTACCCAGTGATGCTATTCCCAAAGAGCGGCAGAATCTGCAACGGTTAGTGATGCGTTGGCAGCGCTGGTGTGCCCTTTCACCGAGTTTGTTATGGGTAGAGGTGAATGAATCGGAAACAGCAGAAAGCCGCCCCTCACTTTTGTCTCCCTTTTTACAGTCTCTTCAAGTCCCAGTTCTCGTTGCTACCGATGAACGGTTACCCCTCCCCCATACCATGAACTTTGATGTAGAAGCCTTGCAATATGGGGAACAACTGGGACTGTGGCAAAAAGCATGGCAAGATTATCCAGAAGATTTAGAGCCATATTTGTCATCCTTAGCGGCTCAATTTCGCTTATCGGCAATGATGATTGAAACCGCTAGTGCAGTCGTGCGATCGCAGCTCGATTTATCTCCTAAAGTCATCAGTGAGAGACTTTGGGAGTTTTGTCGGTTGCAAGCCAGACCGGAATTAGAAGGATTAGCGCAACGTATTGACGTGAGAACCACTTGGGAAGACTTCGTACTTCCGGAGCGAGAAAAAGGGCTTTTGCAGCAAATTCTGATTCATGTGCGCCGACAGGCAACCGTCTATCAAAATTGGGGGTTTGCGGCCAAAAATCAGCGCGGGTTGGGGTTAACGGCGTTATTTGCCGGAACCAGTGGCACAGGCAAAACAACGGCGGCTGAAGTGTTGGCGCATGAACTACATTTAGATTTATTTAGGATTGATTTAAGTGCGGTAATGAGCAAGTATATTGGCGAAACGGAGAAGAATTTACGCCGTATTTTTGATGCCGCAGAAAAGGGGGGAGGGATTTTACTCTTTGATGAAGCGGATGCCCTATTTGGTTCGCGCACGGAAGTGAAAGATAGCCACGATCGCCACGCCAATATTGAAGTAAGTTATTTGTTACAGAGAATGGAAGCTTATCAAGGATTAGCGATTTTAACCACTAACTTTAAGGATAACTTAGATCGAGCTTTTATACGTCGCCTACGTTTTATTGTTAATTTCCCCTATCCAAAAGCGCCAGAGCGCAGTCAAATTTGGCAGCGTGTTTTTCCCAAGCAAACTCCGACAGAGGGCTTGAATTTTAAGAAATTGGGACAATTGGATGTTACCGGCGGAAATATTAAATCGATCGCGCTAAATGCAGCCTTTTTAGCTGCTGATGCTGAAGAACCGGTAAAAATGAAGCATATTTTGGAAGCGACGAGAACAGAATATTTGAAATGGGGGCGATCGCTCACTCGTGCTGAAACTCAGGGTTGGGATCTCTCTTGA
- a CDS encoding LptA/OstA family protein has product MKTLRSPHWGHLVGTLALMIPIALGITRLPAAYSQNSQNRAITLRADIQEANARTGVLTARGNVQVLYPARNIQATAAQAQYFSRERRIVLSGNVYVLQEGNSIRGETVTYLIDEGRFVALPQSQGQQVEAIYIVPESTDNAGNPAPLPPTPDL; this is encoded by the coding sequence ATGAAAACCTTGCGATCGCCCCATTGGGGTCACTTAGTGGGCACATTAGCCCTAATGATCCCCATTGCTCTAGGAATCACTCGCCTACCGGCTGCCTATTCCCAAAATAGCCAAAATCGGGCTATCACTTTGCGAGCAGACATCCAAGAAGCCAATGCTAGAACCGGTGTCCTTACCGCCAGGGGTAATGTACAAGTCCTCTATCCAGCCCGCAATATTCAAGCGACAGCCGCCCAAGCTCAATATTTTAGCCGCGAACGGCGGATTGTCCTGAGTGGTAACGTCTATGTTCTCCAAGAAGGCAATAGCATCAGAGGAGAAACGGTTACTTATCTAATTGATGAAGGTCGTTTTGTCGCCCTACCCCAGAGCCAAGGGCAACAAGTCGAAGCAATTTATATTGTTCCGGAATCCACCGATAACGCAGGTAATCCGGCTCCCCTACCCCCAACTCCCGATTTGTAG
- a CDS encoding eCIS core domain-containing protein, with protein sequence MNPRRRQTRISPRQSLLAQKEKAPQYAVPPVVQPKIQRKTGSELPEWKPSESRKSSPLERLRYSAGVQAKLEIGQPHDPYEQQADQVAQDVVETIHTPQTPSTLQREMGPEGDEEMQMKPMVQRQEAIATGEASTELESSIHRARGTGKPLQEGLQRSMGTAMNADFSGVRVHTDSRADRLNESIQAKAFTTGQDVFFKSGEYQPGSQRGQKLIAHELTHVVQQSSTKPTIQRALATTQEYTTMKANARKEKTTWSGTLSAKNYGKKKNSYEQKRQDNDNAGAFKILLELRKRFTELDKKGDNYWKSNRLKEQYFRPLEAKLIQEMKLVGEILHVRLSTDEAPEVTPRSGADEAAVLWAHLKEDEQSTMAGIWNKEETLRSRICEVLGNQGGQLRLTNLNYVMEAVLTRQWQGATRYVKNWVASDSELSLNEYVDREMEQALEKRKKFNPNTTAHSTEYLDDQARADTQLHFGGGMVYKGTEQTLLTTDGGGDAIVMSDGELFSAKKGDVSVQDNVKKVIQHSSFLSGLPVDTAGMIVANAGTLEKVRGFSGHYKPTTAHLARLCLAMQARGIDMTNVTIEDKDGNKYTGLPKFLESMHGNEE encoded by the coding sequence ATGAATCCTCGCCGCCGCCAAACCCGAATTTCGCCCCGCCAATCTCTATTGGCACAAAAAGAAAAAGCGCCTCAGTATGCTGTTCCCCCAGTTGTACAACCCAAGATACAGAGGAAAACAGGCAGCGAACTCCCGGAGTGGAAACCCAGTGAGAGTCGCAAATCTAGTCCTCTAGAGCGACTGCGGTACTCAGCCGGAGTACAAGCCAAATTAGAGATCGGACAACCCCACGATCCCTATGAACAACAAGCCGATCAAGTGGCGCAAGATGTAGTAGAAACGATACATACGCCTCAAACCCCATCCACTCTGCAACGGGAAATGGGACCAGAAGGGGATGAGGAGATGCAAATGAAACCGATGGTACAACGGCAAGAGGCGATCGCTACAGGAGAAGCATCAACAGAATTAGAATCTTCCATTCATCGAGCTAGAGGAACTGGAAAACCCTTACAGGAAGGCTTACAGCGCTCTATGGGAACCGCTATGAACGCAGATTTTTCTGGGGTGCGTGTTCATACCGATAGTCGTGCCGATCGCCTAAATGAATCGATTCAAGCCAAAGCATTTACAACAGGGCAAGATGTATTTTTTAAGAGTGGGGAATATCAACCAGGGAGCCAGAGAGGACAAAAGCTAATTGCCCATGAGTTAACCCATGTAGTTCAGCAAAGTAGTACAAAGCCCACCATCCAACGCGCTCTGGCTACCACCCAAGAATACACGACGATGAAAGCGAATGCCCGTAAAGAAAAAACTACGTGGTCTGGAACACTTTCAGCCAAGAACTATGGCAAGAAGAAAAACAGTTACGAACAAAAGAGGCAAGACAACGATAACGCAGGTGCTTTTAAAATTCTCCTCGAGCTTCGCAAGAGGTTCACCGAACTCGATAAAAAAGGAGATAACTACTGGAAGAGTAACCGACTCAAGGAGCAATATTTCAGGCCCCTCGAAGCTAAACTCATACAAGAAATGAAGCTTGTTGGCGAGATCTTGCATGTTCGTTTGTCCACAGATGAAGCACCGGAGGTAACGCCGCGAAGTGGAGCCGACGAAGCTGCTGTTTTATGGGCGCACCTCAAGGAAGATGAACAGAGTACGATGGCGGGCATTTGGAATAAAGAAGAGACGCTGCGCTCTCGAATTTGTGAGGTGCTTGGAAACCAAGGGGGACAGTTGAGGCTGACAAACCTCAACTATGTGATGGAGGCTGTACTAACTCGGCAATGGCAAGGGGCAACAAGGTATGTGAAAAATTGGGTTGCGTCCGATTCAGAGTTGAGCCTAAACGAGTATGTAGATCGGGAGATGGAACAAGCTCTAGAAAAGCGCAAGAAATTCAATCCTAACACAACTGCCCATAGCACTGAATATCTAGATGACCAAGCCCGTGCGGACACCCAGCTTCACTTCGGGGGTGGAATGGTCTATAAAGGGACCGAGCAAACGCTCCTTACAACTGATGGCGGTGGCGATGCAATCGTTATGTCGGATGGAGAACTCTTCTCGGCTAAGAAGGGCGACGTTAGTGTTCAGGATAACGTGAAAAAAGTTATTCAACACTCATCATTCCTCAGTGGATTGCCTGTAGATACGGCTGGAATGATCGTAGCAAACGCAGGGACACTGGAAAAGGTGCGGGGCTTCAGCGGACACTATAAACCAACAACGGCCCATCTTGCCCGGCTATGTCTGGCGATGCAAGCGCGTGGGATCGACATGACGAACGTAACCATTGAAGATAAAGATGGTAATAAGTACACAGGCCTACCTAAGTTCTTAGAGTCTATGCATGGAAACGAGGAGTAG
- the lptB gene encoding LPS export ABC transporter ATP-binding protein, with translation MKLVLDNVHKSYGQRMVVNRVYLSVAQGEVVGLLGPNGAGKTTTFYMGTGLEKPSQGKIWLGDRDITALSISERAKLGIGYLPQEASIFRYLTVRENILLVLEQTQVPRREWHWRTEKLLEEFRLQTVAQTKGIKVSGGERRRTELARVLAAGKDGPKFLFLDEPFAGVDPIAVSEIQTLVAKLRDRHLGIVITDHNVRETLAITDRAYIMRDGEILASGNAEELYEDPRVRQYYLGDNFQR, from the coding sequence GTGAAGTTGGTATTGGATAACGTTCATAAATCCTATGGACAACGAATGGTGGTTAATCGCGTCTATCTCTCTGTAGCACAAGGAGAAGTTGTGGGATTACTTGGGCCCAATGGAGCTGGAAAAACCACCACCTTTTATATGGGAACCGGCTTAGAAAAACCCAGTCAAGGTAAAATTTGGCTCGGCGATCGCGATATTACCGCCCTCTCTATTTCCGAACGCGCTAAACTCGGTATTGGCTATTTGCCTCAAGAGGCGAGTATTTTTCGCTATCTCACCGTGCGTGAGAATATCTTACTGGTTTTGGAACAAACCCAAGTCCCGCGCCGGGAATGGCACTGGCGCACGGAAAAACTGCTCGAAGAGTTTCGTCTACAAACCGTTGCCCAGACTAAAGGGATTAAGGTTTCAGGAGGAGAGCGCCGACGCACCGAATTAGCTAGAGTTCTAGCGGCGGGTAAAGATGGGCCTAAATTTCTCTTTTTAGATGAACCCTTCGCTGGTGTCGATCCGATCGCCGTCTCCGAAATTCAAACCCTCGTCGCCAAGCTGCGCGATCGCCATCTGGGAATTGTGATCACCGATCACAACGTCCGCGAAACCCTCGCCATTACGGATCGAGCCTACATCATGCGCGATGGGGAAATCCTTGCCTCTGGTAATGCGGAAGAACTCTATGAAGATCCCAGAGTGCGACAATATTATTTAGGTGATAATTTCCAACGGTAA
- a CDS encoding SirB1 family protein, with amino-acid sequence MDFSRTRQQFYQEIQQPEASISLAKAALYIAAEAYPELNPVEYLQQLDRMAAEIQSQLPSQRYPLRVIQTINDYLYEQLGFRGNTEDYYDPRNSFLNEVLNRRTGIPITLALVYLELAQRLEFPMVGIGMPGHFLIRPDFEEVGIFVDAFDRGEVLFPEDCAKRLAQIYGQPIELKPKYLAPVSPRQFLARMLTNLKVIYLHNHQIDRALAAIERILLLFPQAPMELRDRGLISYELGNWSLATQDLEDYLYYLPQAQDKMMIRQILAKMEANQG; translated from the coding sequence ATGGACTTTTCTAGAACCAGACAACAGTTCTATCAGGAAATACAGCAACCAGAAGCCTCCATCTCCCTAGCCAAGGCAGCCCTTTACATTGCTGCTGAAGCCTATCCTGAACTCAACCCGGTTGAATACCTGCAACAACTCGATCGCATGGCAGCAGAGATCCAAAGCCAGCTACCGAGTCAGCGCTATCCCTTGCGTGTTATCCAAACGATTAACGATTATCTGTATGAGCAGCTCGGTTTTCGAGGGAATACCGAAGACTATTACGATCCGCGCAATAGCTTCTTAAATGAAGTCCTTAACCGACGTACGGGTATCCCTATCACCCTGGCTTTAGTCTATTTAGAACTTGCCCAACGGCTAGAATTTCCTATGGTGGGCATTGGAATGCCGGGTCATTTTTTGATTCGTCCTGATTTTGAAGAGGTAGGAATTTTTGTTGATGCCTTTGATCGAGGAGAAGTCTTATTTCCTGAAGATTGTGCCAAGCGGTTAGCCCAGATTTATGGACAACCGATAGAATTAAAACCTAAATATCTAGCCCCTGTCAGTCCTCGACAGTTTTTAGCGCGAATGCTGACGAATCTGAAAGTGATTTATCTGCACAATCATCAAATCGATCGCGCCTTGGCTGCCATTGAACGGATTTTATTGTTATTTCCCCAAGCGCCTATGGAATTGCGCGATCGCGGTTTAATCTCCTATGAATTAGGCAACTGGAGTTTAGCCACCCAAGATTTAGAAGACTATTTGTACTATCTCCCCCAAGCCCAAGATAAAATGATGATTCGACAAATTTTAGCCAAAATGGAAGCCAATCAGGGATAA
- a CDS encoding MoaD/ThiS family protein: protein MVKVLIPTPLQKYTKDEATVEVQAATVAELLDALETKCPGIKPRICDDSGKPRRFLNIYVKEEDIRFLDGTATPLNEGDEVSIVPAVAGG, encoded by the coding sequence ATGGTTAAAGTTTTAATTCCTACCCCTCTACAAAAATACACCAAGGATGAGGCAACCGTAGAAGTACAAGCAGCAACAGTTGCCGAACTTCTTGACGCTTTAGAAACAAAATGCCCAGGGATTAAACCCCGTATCTGCGACGACTCTGGAAAACCTCGCCGCTTCTTAAATATTTATGTGAAGGAAGAAGACATTCGCTTCTTAGATGGCACAGCAACACCACTCAACGAAGGGGATGAAGTAAGCATTGTCCCCGCAGTTGCTGGTGGCTAA
- the thrC gene encoding threonine synthase — protein MTLATETLNQSSQAACEKLVCKECGTTYKLEAKHVCEECFGPLEVSYNYDRLRQQVSRETIEAGPNSIWRYRQFLPLLSDNVIDVGTGMTPLLKANRLARQLGIKNLYIKNDAVNMPTLSFKDRVVSVALSRARELGFSTVSCASTGNLANSTAAIAAHAGLDCCVFIPADLEAGKVLGTLIYNPTLMAVKGNYDQVNRLCSEVANTYGWGFVNINLRPYYSEGSKTLGYEVAEQLGWQLPDHVVAPLASGSLYTKIYKGFQEFIKVGLVEDKSVRFSGAQAEGCSPIASAFREGRDFIAPVKPNTIAKSIAIGNPADGVYALDLAHKTNGNIESVTDPEIIDGIKLLAETEGIFTETAGGTTIAVLKKLVEAGKIDPDETTVAYITGNGLKTQEAVQGYVGEPLTIDANLESFERAMERARTLDRLEWQQVLV, from the coding sequence ATGACCCTTGCCACTGAAACCCTAAATCAGAGTTCCCAAGCTGCCTGTGAAAAGTTAGTCTGTAAAGAGTGCGGCACAACCTATAAACTCGAAGCCAAGCATGTGTGTGAAGAATGCTTTGGCCCCCTAGAAGTAAGTTATAACTATGACCGTTTGCGCCAGCAAGTTAGCCGTGAAACTATTGAAGCCGGCCCCAACTCCATTTGGCGTTATCGTCAGTTCCTTCCTCTACTGAGCGATAACGTGATTGATGTGGGTACAGGGATGACTCCTCTTCTGAAGGCGAATCGCTTGGCGCGGCAATTGGGTATCAAAAATCTTTATATTAAAAATGATGCGGTAAACATGCCGACCCTGAGTTTTAAGGATCGGGTGGTCTCGGTTGCCCTATCAAGAGCGAGAGAATTAGGGTTTTCCACCGTATCTTGTGCGAGTACCGGAAACTTAGCGAATTCTACTGCGGCGATCGCAGCCCATGCTGGTTTAGACTGTTGCGTATTTATTCCTGCCGATCTCGAAGCCGGTAAAGTATTGGGAACCCTAATTTACAATCCCACCCTCATGGCCGTCAAAGGCAACTACGATCAAGTCAATCGCCTCTGTAGCGAAGTTGCCAATACCTACGGCTGGGGATTCGTCAACATTAACCTGCGCCCCTACTACTCCGAAGGCTCCAAAACTCTAGGCTATGAAGTCGCCGAACAGCTCGGTTGGCAACTGCCCGATCATGTCGTTGCCCCTCTAGCCTCCGGTTCCCTCTACACCAAAATTTACAAAGGCTTCCAAGAATTTATCAAAGTCGGCTTAGTTGAAGATAAATCGGTACGCTTTAGTGGCGCTCAAGCCGAAGGCTGCTCTCCCATCGCCTCCGCGTTCCGGGAAGGACGGGACTTTATCGCCCCAGTCAAACCCAACACGATCGCCAAATCGATCGCCATTGGTAACCCCGCCGATGGAGTCTATGCCCTCGATTTAGCCCACAAAACCAATGGTAACATCGAATCGGTTACCGATCCTGAAATCATTGACGGCATTAAACTCTTAGCAGAAACCGAAGGCATCTTCACCGAAACCGCAGGCGGAACCACGATCGCCGTCCTCAAAAAACTGGTCGAAGCCGGTAAAATTGACCCCGATGAAACCACCGTCGCCTACATTACCGGCAACGGCTTGAAAACTCAAGAAGCCGTTCAAGGATATGTTGGCGAACCCCTCACCATTGACGCAAATCTAGAAAGCTTTGAACGGGCAATGGAGAGGGCGCGCACCCTCGATCGCCTAGAATGGCAACAAGTATTGGTCTAA
- a CDS encoding vWA domain-containing protein yields the protein MKNAEQDLRLEMLNSLLTTPHRKLQEVAELHDLLVQLDPIFYGHLAVWYQHNGDVRDHKEVFVGSLLTSQLPEHRSAGFVMLQQFPPYQVARIVDFMKQFQKKVPRCARTAVTRYLRKREGNPKQFDRAALRGRKAMKHLYATLHIKPNERANAVLFKDNPPDDSLAFALKQVAKAATPTEQAQLIVKHGIPYTIAIGAVKQVTPTVLVALIHAMSPQETINNLNSLKQRGAMNHPEVKALIDEKLEAAQKANRVSALKAQVASDATELDGETVEKLEAIANTQVKKRGSIVKPTALLVDKSGSMHRAIAVGKQLAALISGITTADLFVYAFDTVPYAVKAQGKELTDWEKAFKHINAGGGTSIGCAVEAMRRNRHRVEQIILVTDEGENSHPYFVDALDAYRRTLEILPNVIIMRVNSSYDFVEAQLKKKQFPVETFNFKGDYYSLPNLVPLLSRPSRLELLMEILETALPVRQD from the coding sequence GTGAAAAATGCAGAGCAAGATCTGCGTTTGGAGATGCTGAACTCCTTGCTCACCACTCCCCACCGGAAATTGCAAGAAGTGGCTGAACTCCATGACCTTTTAGTTCAACTTGACCCAATTTTTTATGGCCACTTGGCCGTATGGTATCAGCACAATGGGGATGTGCGCGACCATAAAGAAGTGTTTGTGGGTTCTTTGCTCACCAGCCAACTTCCCGAACACCGTAGTGCTGGCTTTGTGATGTTGCAACAGTTCCCTCCTTACCAAGTGGCGCGGATTGTGGACTTTATGAAGCAATTTCAAAAGAAAGTGCCCCGGTGTGCGCGGACGGCAGTGACTCGCTATCTGCGGAAGCGGGAAGGCAACCCGAAACAATTCGATCGCGCCGCTCTGCGAGGTCGCAAAGCGATGAAGCATCTCTATGCTACATTGCACATTAAGCCCAATGAACGGGCGAATGCGGTGTTGTTTAAGGACAATCCGCCAGATGATAGTTTGGCGTTTGCCCTGAAGCAAGTGGCAAAGGCGGCAACTCCCACAGAGCAAGCACAACTGATTGTTAAGCATGGCATTCCCTATACCATTGCCATTGGTGCGGTAAAACAAGTTACCCCGACGGTGTTGGTGGCGCTGATTCATGCCATGTCTCCTCAAGAGACGATCAATAACCTGAACTCTCTGAAACAACGGGGAGCCATGAATCACCCAGAGGTGAAGGCGCTGATTGATGAGAAGCTCGAAGCGGCTCAAAAGGCGAATCGGGTTTCGGCACTGAAGGCGCAGGTGGCATCGGATGCTACGGAACTGGATGGGGAAACTGTGGAGAAGCTGGAGGCGATCGCCAACACCCAAGTGAAAAAGCGGGGCAGCATTGTTAAACCGACGGCTTTACTTGTGGACAAATCCGGCTCTATGCATCGCGCGATCGCAGTCGGTAAGCAGCTTGCCGCCTTGATTTCCGGCATTACCACCGCCGATTTGTTTGTTTACGCTTTTGATACCGTACCCTATGCGGTCAAAGCGCAAGGTAAAGAACTCACCGACTGGGAAAAAGCCTTTAAGCACATTAACGCTGGAGGTGGAACCAGTATCGGCTGTGCGGTGGAAGCCATGCGGCGCAACCGTCACCGGGTAGAACAAATCATCCTGGTCACTGACGAAGGTGAAAACAGCCATCCCTACTTTGTAGATGCTTTAGATGCCTATCGTCGAACCCTGGAGATTCTCCCCAATGTAATCATTATGCGCGTGAACTCTAGCTATGATTTCGTAGAAGCGCAGTTGAAGAAAAAGCAGTTTCCTGTAGAAACCTTTAACTTCAAAGGGGACTACTACTCCTTGCCGAACTTGGTTCCCCTGTTGTCTCGTCCCTCTCGGTTAGAGCTGTTGATGGAAATCCTTGAAACCGCTCTACCGGTACGTCAAGACTAA